The Heterodontus francisci isolate sHetFra1 chromosome 13, sHetFra1.hap1, whole genome shotgun sequence genome includes a region encoding these proteins:
- the LOC137376500 gene encoding suppressor of cytokine signaling 5-like: MDKVGKMWSNLKYRCQNLFVNEVGGRNENDLNCSKCSVGKISSVGDLPQQGLSPLNRHGTIPLVTGTCLNTNRRTRNCVSDIPEVVEADLDKENENLVAAPESHLVRRDSYSRHAPWGGKKKHSCSTKMQMSFDTDKRFSRTRYGLQRRERRYGVSSMHDMDNLSNRTMTRQSIRQRFQETVGLCFPLRTRNKQSKSLFSNRRKILLSELMLEKCPFPAGSDLAQKWHLIKQHTAPVSSQSPCWLETFDPTFASAEDEEDRLRERRRLSIEEGVDPPPNALIHTFESTAQMNQTYKLGPKLAPGMSELSGDNRAMTNGEWDSEEDTTTLCLQARKQKPRQVPGENLSHSARTGPWKVHTQIDYIHCLVPDLLQITSNSCYWGVMDRYEAEALLDGKPEGTFLLRDSAQEDYLFSVSFRRYNRSLHARIEQWNHNFSFDAHDPCVFHSSTVTGLLEHYKDPSSCMFFEPLLTVPLTRTLPFSLQYICRAAICSCTTYDGIDALPLPPPLQEYLKEYHYKQKVRVRWLE; this comes from the coding sequence ATGGATAAAGTTGGAAAGATGTGGAGCAATTTAAAATACAGATGTCAGAACCTTTTTGTTAATGAAGTTGGAGGCCGAAATGAAAATGACTTAAACTGTTCGAAGTGTTCGGTTGGTAAAATCTCAAGTGTTGGTGATCTGCCTCAGCAAGGTTTGAGTCCACTAAATAGACATGGAACTATACCATTGGTTACAGGCACATGTCTAAACACAAATAGAAGAACTAGAAACTGTGTTTCTGACATCCCAGAGGTGGTTGAAGCTGATTTAGATAAAGAGAATGAAAATTTGGTTGCTGCACCAGAGTCTCATCTTGTTCGAAGAGACTCTTACTCCCGCCATGCTCCATGGGGTGGGAAGAAGAAACATTCTTGTTCTACAAAAATGCAAATGTCATTTGATACAGATAAACGCTTTAGTAGGACAAGGTATGGGTTACAGAGACGGGAAAGACGATATGGTGTAAGTTCCATGCATGATATGGATAATTTGTCTAATCGGACTATGACACGACAATCAATACGCCAACGTTTCCAAGAAACTGTAGGATTATGTTTTCCACTACGAACACGTAATAAACAGTCTAAGAGCTTATTCTCAAACAGGAGAAAAATATTGCTCTCTGAACTGATGCTTGAAAAATGTCCTTTCCCAGCTGGGTCAGACCTAGCCCAGAAATGGCATCTTATTAAGCAACATACTGCTCCTGTGAGCTCGCAATCACCCTGCTGGCTTGAGACGTTTGATCCGACATTTGCTtctgctgaagatgaagaagataggcTTCGAGAAAGAAGAAGGCTCAGCATCGAAGAAGGGGTTGACCCTCCTCCCAATGCCCTTATACACACTTTTGAATCCACTGCACAAATGAATCAAACATACAAGCTGGGACCAAAGTTAGCACCTGGGATGAGTGAGCTTTCTGGTGACAATCGCGCAATGACAAATGGAGAGTGGGACTCTGAAGAGGACACAACGACACTCTGTCTCCAGGCACGCAAACAGAAACCACGGCAGGTGCCAGGAGAAAACCTTAGTCACTCTGCCAGAACTGGGCCCTGGAAAGTACACACGCAAATTGATTACATTCATTGCCTGGTGCCAGACTTGCTTCAGATTACAAGTAACTCTTGTTACTGGGGAGTGATGGACCGTTACGAAGCTGAGGCTCTCCTTGATGGCAAGCCTGAAGGCACATTTTTACTCAGGGACTCGGCACAAGAGGACTACCTCTTCTCTGTGAGCTTCCGCCGATATAACCGCTCCTTGCATGCCAGGATTGAGCAGTGGAATCATAATTTTAGTTTTGATGCCCATGACCCCTGTGTTTTTCACTCCTCCACAGTAACCGGCCTTCTGGAACATTATAAGGATCCTAGCTCATGCATGTTTTTTGAACCTTTGCTTACTGTTCCACTGACCAGGACTCTTCCTTTCAGTCTGCAGTATATCTGCCGTGCAGCCATCTGCAGCTGTACAACATATGATGGAATAGATGCACTTCCACTTCCCCCGCCTCTACAAGAGTATCTGAAAGAGTACCACTACAAACAGAAAGTAAGGGTGCGATGGTTAGAATGA